The following proteins are encoded in a genomic region of Thiomonas sp. X19:
- a CDS encoding outer membrane protein assembly factor BamD, with the protein MNSTQSSTGVRLLLRTFVLLAAALLGACASTSEKDVTAGWSAAKLYSEAKDEMSSGAYDKATKYYEKLESRYPYGVLAQQALMETAYGYFKQGERAQALAACDRFLKIYPNNPYTDYVLYLKGRINFYDNSSWFSGLSDQKLYERDQHAAKESFEAFKELTTRFPKSKYTPDARLRMRYILNALAEYDTHVALFYYRRGAYVAAADRAQEAIKSHPDAPATQLALAVLMDSYDKLGLTQLRDDTERVLKLNYPASPYLTQGLPQRNESWWKLW; encoded by the coding sequence GTGAATTCCACCCAGTCCTCCACGGGTGTGCGCCTCCTGCTGCGTACATTTGTTCTGCTTGCTGCAGCCCTGCTCGGCGCCTGTGCGTCGACCTCGGAAAAAGATGTGACCGCCGGCTGGTCCGCCGCGAAGTTGTACAGCGAGGCGAAGGACGAGATGAGCAGCGGCGCTTACGACAAGGCCACGAAGTATTACGAAAAGCTCGAGTCGCGCTACCCCTACGGCGTGCTGGCGCAGCAGGCGCTGATGGAGACCGCCTACGGCTACTTCAAGCAGGGCGAACGTGCCCAGGCGCTGGCCGCTTGCGACCGTTTCCTCAAGATCTACCCCAACAACCCCTACACCGACTACGTGCTCTATCTGAAGGGCCGCATCAACTTCTACGACAACAGCAGCTGGTTCTCCGGCCTGTCGGACCAGAAGCTGTATGAGCGCGACCAGCATGCCGCGAAGGAATCGTTCGAAGCCTTCAAGGAGCTGACCACGCGTTTCCCCAAGAGCAAGTACACGCCCGACGCGCGGCTGCGCATGCGCTACATCCTCAATGCGCTGGCCGAGTACGACACCCATGTGGCCTTGTTCTATTACCGCCGCGGCGCTTATGTGGCAGCCGCCGACCGCGCGCAGGAGGCCATCAAGAGCCACCCGGACGCACCCGCCACGCAACTGGCGCTTGCCGTGTTGATGGACAGCTACGACAAGCTGGGACTGACGCAATTGCGCGACGACACCGAGCGTGTGCTCAAGCTCAATTACCCCGCGAGCCCCTACCTCACCCAGGGCCTGCCGCAGCGCAACGAGTCGTGGTGGAAGCTGTGGTGA
- a CDS encoding RluA family pseudouridine synthase — protein sequence MHARDSSPLDPTPSLPPGAMDDPPDLDSGEPAPTAAVLQASVPAAFSGERLDKVLAQIFPQFSRSRLKAWCEAGLVQMGGQLAAPRSKARNAALVELQVPLDPEAGAFTPEPMDLAVVWEDTQLAVIDKPAGLVVHPAAGNWSGTLLNGLLARYPEAALVPRAGIVHRLDKDTSGLLVVARTLEAQVDLVRQLQARTVSRQYLALAWGVLPRAMTVDAAIARHPRDRLRMAVVAGGKPARTHFSPLAVLSTPHGQVTALRCSLESGRTHQIRVHAQHAGLPLLGDALYGRRGAPPLQIQRQALHAAALRFVHPASRKLLGCVAPIAADVVAQWQDLGGHAAELDPKAWHDDDAAA from the coding sequence ATGCACGCCCGAGACTCCAGCCCGCTCGACCCTACGCCCAGCCTGCCGCCCGGCGCGATGGACGATCCCCCCGACCTGGATTCCGGCGAGCCCGCACCGACAGCCGCTGTGCTCCAGGCCAGCGTCCCCGCAGCCTTCTCGGGCGAGCGTCTGGACAAGGTGCTGGCGCAGATCTTTCCGCAGTTTTCCCGCAGCCGGCTCAAGGCCTGGTGCGAGGCCGGTCTGGTGCAAATGGGCGGGCAGCTTGCCGCCCCGCGCAGCAAGGCGCGCAATGCCGCGCTGGTGGAGTTGCAGGTTCCGCTGGACCCGGAGGCTGGCGCCTTCACGCCCGAACCGATGGATCTGGCCGTGGTGTGGGAAGACACCCAGCTTGCCGTGATCGACAAGCCAGCCGGGCTGGTGGTGCATCCGGCGGCCGGCAACTGGAGCGGCACCCTGCTCAACGGCTTGTTGGCGCGCTACCCGGAGGCAGCCTTGGTGCCGCGCGCCGGCATCGTCCACCGGCTCGACAAGGACACCAGCGGCCTGCTGGTGGTGGCCCGCACCCTTGAGGCGCAGGTCGATCTGGTGCGCCAGTTGCAGGCACGCACGGTCAGCCGGCAGTACCTCGCGCTGGCCTGGGGCGTTTTGCCGCGGGCGATGACGGTGGATGCCGCCATCGCCCGTCATCCGCGCGACCGCTTGCGCATGGCGGTGGTGGCGGGCGGCAAGCCGGCGCGCACCCATTTTTCGCCGCTGGCAGTGCTGTCCACGCCGCACGGACAGGTCACGGCCTTGCGCTGCAGCCTGGAGTCGGGGCGCACGCACCAGATTCGGGTGCATGCCCAGCACGCCGGCCTGCCCCTGCTGGGCGACGCCCTGTACGGCCGGCGCGGCGCCCCCCCGCTGCAGATCCAGCGCCAGGCCCTGCATGCCGCGGCATTGCGCTTTGTGCATCCCGCGTCGCGCAAGCTGCTGGGTTGCGTCGCGCCCATCGCGGCCGACGTCGTGGCGCAATGGCAAGACCTGGGCGGCCACGCGGCTGAGTTGGACCCCAAAGCCTGGCACGACGATGACGCCGCGGCCTGA
- the pgeF gene encoding peptidoglycan editing factor PgeF has protein sequence MTPRPDSWIDAPWPGNPRVRGLFTSRQGGVSAGPYAGAGATPGGESIGGMNLGSHVGDAPQAVAANRARLAAWLGDVRVAYLDQAHGTEVADLDRWDGASTPQADAAVTATPGVAACVLVADCLPVLFAAPDGRAVGAAHAGWRGLAGDVLEHTLQALCRKADCKPAAVHAWLGPAIGPQAFEVGGDVRTAFVHQAPEAADAFLAAAEPGKWLANLFLLAQLRLQAAGMPLSQVQGGGVCTVSNPARYFAYRRDRVTGRQAGLVWIAARSA, from the coding sequence ATGACGCCGCGGCCTGATTCCTGGATCGACGCTCCCTGGCCCGGCAACCCGCGGGTACGGGGCCTGTTCACCAGCCGCCAGGGCGGCGTCAGTGCCGGACCCTATGCCGGGGCAGGGGCCACTCCGGGGGGAGAGTCCATCGGTGGCATGAACCTCGGCAGCCATGTGGGCGATGCGCCGCAGGCCGTGGCGGCCAATCGCGCCCGCTTGGCCGCTTGGCTCGGTGATGTGCGCGTTGCCTACCTCGACCAGGCGCACGGCACCGAGGTCGCCGACCTCGACCGCTGGGACGGCGCTTCCACGCCGCAGGCCGATGCCGCCGTCACCGCCACACCGGGCGTGGCTGCCTGCGTGCTGGTGGCCGACTGTCTGCCCGTGCTGTTTGCCGCACCCGACGGCCGTGCGGTGGGCGCGGCGCATGCGGGCTGGCGCGGCCTTGCCGGCGACGTGCTCGAGCACACGCTGCAAGCCCTGTGCCGCAAGGCTGATTGCAAGCCCGCGGCGGTCCACGCCTGGCTGGGCCCTGCCATCGGCCCGCAGGCCTTCGAGGTGGGGGGCGACGTGCGCACGGCTTTCGTCCATCAGGCCCCCGAAGCGGCCGACGCCTTTCTTGCCGCGGCGGAGCCGGGAAAGTGGCTTGCCAATCTGTTCCTGCTGGCGCAGCTGCGCTTGCAGGCCGCCGGCATGCCGCTCTCCCAGGTGCAAGGCGGCGGGGTGTGCACGGTCAGCAATCCGGCGCGGTATTTTGCTTACCGGCGAGACCGGGTCACCGGTCGTCAGGCAGGCCTGGTGTGGATTGCGGCCCGCTCGGCATGA
- a CDS encoding PP2C family serine/threonine-protein phosphatase, with protein MSQARARLQLRAATGIHRGDRQYQQDRIEIFPHPRAQGLILVVVADGMGGRSGGRMAADQVMLTAQQLFERFLPSQEEPLDLLHSLVRESHLMIKLSAISAEQEPHSTVACALLQPDGHCHWAHVGDSRVHVFRAGKLVVRTKDHSYVQDLVDAGTLSEGMARNHPMSNVLTSSLGTTEDPPLASDSLQLQADDVLLLCTDGLWHYFVDAELGSTLDRLDPRDSCEFLIAKARQRAMGRGDNLSLAVVKLLRAEAPAAPPKRPPKLHG; from the coding sequence ATGAGCCAAGCTCGCGCACGTCTGCAGTTGCGGGCCGCCACCGGCATTCATCGCGGCGACCGCCAGTACCAGCAGGACCGCATCGAGATCTTCCCGCATCCGCGCGCCCAGGGGCTGATCCTCGTGGTGGTGGCCGACGGCATGGGTGGGCGCAGCGGCGGGCGCATGGCGGCCGACCAGGTGATGCTGACGGCGCAGCAGCTGTTCGAGCGCTTCTTGCCCAGCCAGGAGGAGCCGCTCGATTTGCTGCACAGCCTCGTGCGCGAAAGCCATCTGATGATCAAGCTCAGCGCCATCTCGGCCGAGCAGGAACCCCACTCCACCGTGGCCTGCGCTTTGCTGCAGCCAGATGGACATTGCCACTGGGCGCATGTGGGCGATTCGCGCGTGCATGTGTTTCGCGCCGGCAAGCTGGTGGTGCGCACGAAGGATCACTCCTATGTGCAGGATCTGGTCGATGCCGGCACCTTGAGCGAAGGCATGGCGCGCAATCACCCCATGAGCAATGTGCTGACCTCCAGCCTTGGAACCACCGAGGATCCGCCGCTGGCCAGTGACAGCCTGCAACTCCAGGCGGACGACGTCTTGTTGCTGTGCACCGACGGCTTGTGGCATTACTTCGTCGATGCGGAACTGGGCTCGACGCTCGACCGGCTCGATCCGCGCGACAGCTGCGAGTTCCTCATCGCCAAAGCCAGGCAACGCGCCATGGGGCGAGGCGACAACCTGTCGCTCGCGGTGGTCAAGCTGCTGCGCGCGGAGGCGCCTGCGGCGCCACCCAAGCGACCACCCAAGCTCCACGGATAG
- a CDS encoding ATP-dependent DNA helicase yields MTDALWGGQGLFAEALPGWRERPGQRQLATAVEHAMAERGILLAEAGTGTGKTLAYLVPALLRGERVIVSTATRALQDQLFRKDLPLARGVLGVQLRAAVLKGRTNYVCHYRLKRTQGEGLLDNRRAVQELRRVALFAGTSGDGDLSALGGLDEKSPVIPLVTSTRDNCLGSDCPDYRACFVMKARREAMAADVVIINHHLFFANVALRDEGVAELLPSATTVVLDEAHQLSDIGAQFLGSSVGTAQALELARDVLACGLQLARGVADWQGLSSRLQKAARDQRLIAPHGAHRLDWAQAQALEGWAEGLNRWQEELAGLLAALDPFEALAPEFTRLIERCREQQALLAAWQRDATSPPDAEAVAVAAQETVRWLEVGSHYLRLLATPLGVGPAFSALLAQRPQAWVLVSATLTLDGGFRYTRARLGLNEGSPALAAVEGGVLPRLRELRVASPFDYARQTRLLVPRAGFHPSDAEHSLRVAELAARLVAVNPGGSFVLTTTLRAIGRIASRLRELLPPNRVVLEQASESKQVLLQRFAANPEAVLVGSHSFWEGVDFPGEQLTLVVIDKLPFAPPDDPMVAARIKRLEAAGRSGFMDYSLPQAALALQQGAGRLIRSERDWGVLAVCDQRLASTAWGRRLLASLQPFARVESVDEAAAFLLAHAGPAPASAAPDVAAENPAAAVDGDPAFEG; encoded by the coding sequence ATGACCGACGCCCTGTGGGGCGGGCAAGGTCTGTTCGCCGAGGCGTTGCCAGGCTGGCGCGAGCGACCCGGCCAGCGCCAACTCGCCACCGCAGTCGAGCACGCCATGGCCGAGCGCGGCATTTTGCTGGCCGAGGCCGGCACCGGCACGGGCAAGACCCTGGCCTACCTCGTGCCGGCCTTGCTGCGCGGCGAGCGGGTCATCGTCTCGACCGCGACGCGCGCCTTGCAGGACCAGCTCTTTCGCAAGGATCTGCCCTTGGCGCGCGGGGTGCTGGGCGTGCAGCTGCGGGCCGCGGTGCTCAAGGGGCGCACCAACTACGTGTGCCACTACCGTCTCAAGCGCACCCAGGGCGAAGGCCTGCTGGACAACCGCCGCGCCGTGCAGGAGCTGCGTCGCGTGGCGCTGTTTGCCGGCACGTCTGGCGATGGCGATCTCTCCGCGCTCGGCGGCCTGGACGAGAAATCGCCCGTCATTCCCCTGGTCACGTCCACGCGCGACAACTGCCTCGGCTCCGATTGCCCCGACTACCGTGCCTGCTTCGTGATGAAGGCCAGGCGCGAGGCCATGGCGGCCGACGTGGTCATCATCAACCACCACCTGTTCTTCGCCAACGTCGCCCTGCGCGACGAAGGCGTGGCCGAACTCCTGCCCAGCGCCACCACGGTGGTGCTGGACGAGGCGCACCAGTTGTCCGACATCGGCGCGCAGTTTCTGGGCAGCAGCGTGGGCACGGCTCAGGCGCTGGAACTGGCGCGCGACGTCCTGGCTTGCGGCTTGCAACTGGCGCGTGGCGTGGCCGACTGGCAGGGCCTGAGCAGCCGCTTGCAGAAGGCGGCACGCGACCAGCGCCTGATCGCACCCCACGGCGCGCATCGGCTCGATTGGGCGCAAGCCCAGGCGCTCGAAGGCTGGGCCGAGGGCTTGAACCGCTGGCAGGAGGAACTGGCCGGCTTGCTCGCGGCGCTCGACCCCTTCGAGGCGCTGGCGCCCGAATTCACGCGCCTGATCGAACGCTGCCGCGAGCAGCAAGCCTTGCTCGCGGCCTGGCAGCGCGATGCGACGTCACCCCCGGACGCCGAGGCTGTGGCGGTCGCCGCCCAGGAAACGGTGCGCTGGCTCGAAGTCGGCAGTCACTACCTGCGCCTGCTGGCCACGCCGCTGGGCGTTGGCCCGGCGTTCTCGGCGCTGCTGGCGCAGCGTCCACAAGCCTGGGTGCTGGTGTCGGCCACGCTGACGCTGGACGGCGGCTTTCGCTACACCCGCGCGCGCCTGGGCCTGAACGAAGGCAGTCCGGCGCTGGCCGCAGTGGAGGGCGGGGTCCTGCCGCGTTTGCGCGAACTGCGCGTCGCCAGCCCGTTCGACTATGCGCGCCAGACGCGCCTGCTGGTGCCGCGCGCGGGTTTCCATCCGTCCGACGCCGAGCATTCCCTGCGCGTGGCCGAGCTGGCCGCGCGGCTGGTCGCCGTCAATCCCGGCGGCAGCTTCGTGCTCACCACCACGCTGCGCGCCATCGGCCGCATCGCCTCGCGTCTGCGCGAGCTCCTGCCGCCCAACCGGGTGGTGCTGGAGCAGGCCAGCGAGTCCAAGCAGGTGCTGCTGCAGCGCTTCGCCGCGAATCCCGAGGCGGTGCTGGTGGGCAGCCACAGCTTCTGGGAGGGGGTCGATTTTCCGGGCGAGCAACTCACCCTGGTGGTGATCGACAAACTGCCTTTCGCCCCGCCCGACGATCCCATGGTCGCGGCGCGCATCAAACGCCTGGAAGCGGCTGGACGCAGCGGCTTCATGGACTATTCGCTGCCGCAAGCCGCGCTGGCGCTGCAGCAGGGCGCGGGCCGGCTCATTCGCAGCGAGCGCGATTGGGGCGTGCTGGCGGTGTGCGATCAACGCCTGGCCAGCACCGCCTGGGGGCGCCGCCTGCTGGCCTCGCTGCAACCGTTTGCGCGGGTGGAATCGGTGGACGAAGCGGCAGCGTTCTTGCTGGCGCATGCGGGCCCTGCGCCCGCTTCAGCAGCGCCGGATGTCGCGGCGGAAAACCCGGCTGCGGCCGTGGATGGCGATCCGGCTTTCGAGGGCTGA
- a CDS encoding YdcH family protein gives MDQNLRSANRRLIELRMEHADLDDAIDRLGPQTPEQEFLLHRLKKKRLQLRDQIALLEAASQPDEPA, from the coding sequence ATGGACCAGAACCTGCGCTCTGCCAACCGCCGTCTCATCGAGCTGCGCATGGAGCATGCCGACCTGGACGACGCCATCGACAGGCTCGGGCCGCAGACCCCCGAGCAGGAATTCCTGTTGCACCGGCTGAAGAAAAAGCGGTTGCAGCTTCGCGATCAAATTGCACTCCTGGAAGCGGCCTCGCAGCCGGACGAACCCGCTTGA
- a CDS encoding alpha/beta fold hydrolase — protein MSAQPFASARTTDSASNSSDASAASPSAWVEGLQQAFTAALQTAGDQAHSLRLDPARVADIQGRFGREYADLWSSLLGSSAQPIEVKDRRFAAESWRENRFSTYTAALYLLGARALLELVDAVQADAKTQQKIRFAVQQWVDAAAPSNIWALNPEAMQTALQTQGESLRRGMDNLLADLRRGKITQTDEREFEVGRNVATSEGAVVFENPWFQLIDYKPLAAQVHARPLFIVPPCINKFYILDLQPANSLVRYALEQGQRVLLMSWRNPDASCAHWTWDDYIEQGVLRAIAVAGEIAAASALAAKPAPSGKAAHAAKAGKATAKTGDTSAPLPQGGINALGFCVGGTLLGTALAVLAARGERPVHSVTFLTTMLDFSETGILDVFIDEAQVRLREATIGKGGLLAGAELAAAFSSLRPNDLTWNYVVGNYLKGETPPPFDLLYWNADSTNLPGPMLAWYLRNTYLENKLSRPNAVSVTGMPVDLRRITIPAYVYSSREDHIVPWHAGYASALLLGGATRFVLGASGHIAGVINPASKNKRSHWRLEQPTPKAQANDKRKTLSNSLPATPAAWLEQAAEHPGSWWPDWAAWLAEQGGPLQPAPKHYGGAAYEPIEPAPGRYVKVRA, from the coding sequence ATGTCAGCCCAGCCCTTTGCATCCGCCCGTACGACAGACAGTGCATCCAACTCATCCGATGCTTCCGCGGCGTCGCCCTCGGCATGGGTCGAAGGTCTGCAGCAGGCGTTCACCGCCGCCCTGCAGACGGCGGGCGATCAGGCCCATTCGCTGCGGCTCGACCCGGCCCGCGTCGCCGACATCCAGGGCCGATTCGGGCGTGAGTACGCCGATCTGTGGAGCAGCCTGCTGGGCAGCAGCGCCCAGCCGATCGAGGTCAAGGACCGGCGCTTCGCCGCCGAGAGTTGGCGCGAGAACCGTTTTTCCACCTACACCGCGGCCCTGTATTTGCTGGGCGCACGCGCCTTGCTCGAACTGGTGGACGCGGTGCAGGCCGATGCCAAGACCCAGCAGAAAATCCGTTTCGCCGTGCAGCAGTGGGTGGACGCCGCGGCCCCGAGCAACATCTGGGCGCTCAACCCCGAAGCCATGCAAACCGCCTTGCAAACCCAGGGCGAGAGCCTGCGCCGGGGCATGGACAACCTGCTGGCCGATTTGCGCCGGGGCAAGATCACCCAGACCGACGAGCGCGAATTCGAGGTCGGCCGCAACGTCGCCACCAGCGAGGGCGCCGTGGTGTTCGAGAACCCCTGGTTCCAGCTCATCGACTACAAACCCTTGGCGGCGCAGGTGCATGCGCGGCCGCTGTTCATCGTGCCGCCGTGCATCAACAAGTTCTACATCCTCGATCTGCAGCCGGCCAATTCGCTGGTGCGCTACGCCCTGGAGCAGGGCCAGCGTGTGCTGCTGATGTCGTGGCGCAACCCGGATGCGAGCTGCGCCCACTGGACCTGGGACGACTACATCGAACAAGGCGTGCTGCGCGCCATCGCGGTGGCGGGTGAAATCGCCGCGGCTTCGGCCCTGGCGGCCAAGCCGGCTCCATCGGGCAAGGCTGCGCATGCAGCGAAAGCCGGCAAGGCCACAGCCAAAACGGGCGACACGTCAGCGCCACTGCCGCAGGGCGGCATCAACGCCTTGGGATTTTGCGTCGGCGGCACGCTGCTGGGCACCGCGCTGGCCGTGCTGGCAGCCAGGGGCGAGAGGCCGGTGCACAGTGTCACCTTCCTCACCACCATGCTGGATTTCTCCGAAACGGGCATTCTCGACGTGTTCATCGACGAAGCACAGGTGCGCTTGCGCGAGGCCACCATCGGCAAGGGCGGCCTGCTCGCCGGGGCCGAACTGGCGGCGGCTTTTTCCAGCCTGCGCCCCAACGACCTGACCTGGAATTACGTGGTGGGCAACTACCTCAAGGGCGAAACCCCGCCACCCTTCGACCTGCTGTACTGGAACGCCGACAGCACCAATCTGCCCGGTCCCATGCTGGCCTGGTATCTGCGCAACACCTATCTGGAAAACAAGCTGTCCAGACCCAACGCGGTCAGCGTGACGGGCATGCCGGTGGATTTGCGGCGCATCACCATTCCGGCGTATGTGTACTCCTCGCGCGAGGATCACATCGTGCCCTGGCATGCGGGCTACGCCTCGGCCTTGCTGCTGGGTGGCGCGACCCGATTCGTGCTGGGCGCTTCGGGGCATATCGCCGGCGTCATCAACCCGGCGTCGAAGAACAAGCGCAGCCACTGGCGGCTGGAACAACCGACCCCCAAAGCGCAAGCGAACGACAAGCGCAAGACATTGTCCAACTCCCTTCCAGCCACGCCTGCCGCGTGGCTGGAACAGGCCGCGGAACATCCTGGAAGCTGGTGGCCGGACTGGGCCGCGTGGTTGGCGGAGCAGGGCGGCCCGCTGCAGCCCGCGCCCAAGCATTACGGTGGCGCCGCTTACGAGCCGATCGAACCCGCCCCTGGGCGTTATGTCAAGGTCAGGGCATGA